The following nucleotide sequence is from Cicer arietinum cultivar CDC Frontier isolate Library 1 chromosome 2, Cicar.CDCFrontier_v2.0, whole genome shotgun sequence.
aaaattataaatatatattcatggaaatgatttataaaattaaaattaacctGTCGATCAGCCGAATACTATTAAGTTGCACAAGAAGCTTTGTCAAACTGTAGCCAGACTTACCATGTCTCTTGCTCTCAGTTAAATAACCATGAGCTTCGAGTcgctttttatatttatcatagtAAGCTGATGGCAAAGAAGCAATTGATATAGGATTGCCTCTTCTCTGCTTAAGAAGCTCAATAATTTCAGACTCTATCTGTGCTAATAACACTTTTtcctcattattattattattattactattattattattattagcacTATCATGAGGGAAGCTCTCATGAGGAACTTGACAATGAATGTATCTACAGTTACTTCCATGCTTACAAAAACCTTTTCTGAAATAGTGACAGTTCTTGGGTTGAATTTCATCTAACCTTCTGCTGCTAGAATTTCCACCCAAATCgacagaagaagaagaagaagcatcTAAGCCATTGTAATCATTGACAACAATACCTCCACAATTTCTGGTATTTACATGATCTAAATGACTACTCTCCAAACACAACAATTGTTTTGGTCTAATGATTTCTCTCATATATTCTTGATCTACATGGTTACCAGGTTGTCTACCCCAAATGGAATTTCGAACCGGAAAGCCTGGTGGTGGTGGTAAATACCTATAACCTTGTTGTTGAGGGGTAATAACAttaggtggtggtggtggtggtggtggcaGTGGCGGTGGCGAAATCGGAGTCATCAATGATTTAACAGCCATCATATGAATCTCAGTTTTGGCTTTAGATACTACTTCATAGAAGATATGGTCAGTACAAGAAGCTAATCTAGCCAGTTCTTGGTCACCATGTTCTTGCATAAGAATATATCCAATTATCTTAGCAGCATTCTCAGGCTCAAATTTCTGAATTCTATCATAAACAATTCTTGTGTAGTCTGAAATATCCATTGTTCTTATCCTTTTGTCACTGAAAAAATGTTAACATAAACTTAGTGAATATTATTGAGGAAgcatttaacataaaaaaatatttggaattcaaaaacaaaagagaCTAGTGTTAATGAACTGAAAATTGCAGACATACTATATACCATAAAAATTgactaaacaaaaaaaaaacacagatTCTGAGGAAGAAATTgaacaaatacaaaataaaagtgatgttttctgcaaaaaaaaataaaaattaaagaaaacgACAACATGTTACCCCAAATAGTTATAATTAACCTAGAGAGACAGATTCTTATATGatcattttgaaaaatattttcctcaattttctctttcttaaCTCAAAAAGGAAGCATTTTTAATGCAGAGAAGCAAATGGCACTAACGTGGAAACAGAAAATCACACACTTCTAATCAAATCATCACAACAACAACATGAAAATTTCCAAAAAGCAAACAACGTAAAACAAAAATgttacaaacaaacaaacaaacaaaaaccaGCATTAGCATTTcaagattaaaatttaataaaggaaCAATTTTTTTGCAACATTAAGtagaattgatttatttaaaaaatcaccctttatcaaaaacaacaattcaaagcgaataaaagaaaaaagaacacttaaaaaataaaacacaccaTGAAAGTTACATACATACCCAttaaagagaaaagaaaataaaaagaggaTAGTGGTTCAAGAGAGTTATAGAAGGTTCTCACTCTCTGTATCTCTCTTAAACTCAAACACTTAAGTAGTACTACACTGAATAgtgttacatatatatatatataattcagtttttatataaagtttcaaactttttgaaaaatcaCGCTTACCTGTCAAATGGTCAGAGATTTGTGGCAACATAGTTTGCTTGACTCAATCAAATTTCATAACTGAATGGAAATTTAGAACTGCCTCTAAAAAACCACCCTTATTTTTTGGGTGAACTCAAACATAGTCAAAATAGAGTCACTGTGCAACGTATCTTTTAAACCAACACTTCATTCATTTGAGGAGTATATTagatttcataattttaatttatatattaatactttaattataattaattttattattatataagatattaatttaaatattttatttaatattattatatattattttaatttaaatttaaatttaaaataaaattgaatttaaatttaaaataaaattaaatttaaatttttataataataataaataagtaaatgttaaatatatgacataaataattaaaaatgataagaataaataatattgagaTTGGTTAGTGGTGATGGTAATTGAgagttttaaatataagaaggtgataattttgcataaaatgtaaataactATGGATCTTGGACTGAAAAGAccgaaatttaaaattttaataaataaataaaaagtataatatctcaattttaatttttaaattcataaaaatacattggagaaaaatatcaaattttgatttatatttttaaaaattaaagattagttgaaatttagaatgaaaattttattttattttataattatattagttgtttttgtaatttttatataaattattttggtttttttttacaatagaCGTACCTGTTAGGCCAGTTTAACACAACTCTAACCGTTGACTCGtcaaaaattgaatttcatgTGACTCGAATGAATTTTTATATCAGACATATTCGTTATtcgttatattaatttaataggCAAATTCGCTCAAAACTGAATTTTACATGAGTTCGCGCCGAAAGTACGTTGGAGTTGCTCTAAGTAAAAGTTTCATTTAATCTTCAAGAATTGTactatattttctaatttttagtaataatgattaaaaaaatttccgAAAAACCAAAAGTGCCTATATTTAGGGGTTCAACTCTTCAAGTGACACCTCCTTAAAAAAAACCTCTTCTATTGCCACATCAATGTTGCCAAGTCGTGTGTGGTTTTTTAGGTATGTCgatttaagttatttttgacTGAACCATGTTGTTgaggttaaaaataaataaattggtattttctttttattaatgtgaccaaaaaatttgttaaaatattatttaaaggTAAAGTGGAATggaaaatttatatgaaaaatcAGTTTTCCAGTGAAAAATAAACTTACTCAATTGATAggttatatttaaattatattctaaatatattctgattgtaatttttttaggcAAAGTTGATATAAGTGTATTcttttattctaaattttttattataaagaaatcatcgtcaatttttttaaaaataaaataagtgaataaaaattatatagtgattatttatcaaatatttgtatataataACAAACTAATATGAAAATAGCCtgaaattttattatgaaaaaaaaaaaattaatgtcgaAATGATTagcaaaagaaaaatcaatataaaattatgattttaacaaaaaatgataatttgtttttgaaaaatgacAATTTAAAGAAAAGGAactgaatatatattattaaaaaaagtaactgagtaaaatttatagaaaaaaaaaagtaaaaaaagataTGGGGCCTTGATGAATATCGACCATAGGATATGATCCTTGAGATTTAGGAACTCAAATCATGTAACAGTGGGGACCAAGGGAGGGAAAATGTGCACCTTGGAAAGAGGCTATTATGTTGGAAGGTTTCAATTTGTTTTGGAGGGAACACAACCACACAAAGAATAGGATAATCCCATGCCAACatctttagaaaataaaatataaaagaccaTGATAGTGGTATTTTTGGAAGCCCCCCAACATCCAAATTTATattgctaattttttttcttcatagaTTCTTTTTGCATAGATTCTTTTTATGGGAGTTAATTACATTcagcattttcaaattcaaattctaattctaattaTTAGCAAGATTTGATTTCTACATGCactatgtaaaaaaatttatgtgtatAATCACATCTCACTACATATTAcatagatattttaataattgcaataataaagtgatatatttttatgtataaaagTTGGTAAGtcattgaaacaaaaaaattcatattcatttaataaattaaaaatataattaaatagttatAGTTTTTTCATCTTCTTGAAAATAGtagatatatttaataataaatatagaaaTTAATAATTTGGTTTGTGGTATAAGTAGATGGCATGAGAAAAGTTGAATATAtcattctttaatataatatttttatacttattctcttaaccaatcttctaagtgtactcattattattttattattttttaagtcatATTTATAGTTTCGTCAACGAATCTATCTaatttgacattaaaaaaaaatcatctaaattgatgataaaatgttttttaacaTCTAGATTTTTTCTAacttttaatatgatatttaaattGGAATatcaaattgaatttatttatagtcGTGTTGCATGTAGTAATGACCGACGAGTGGTTGGTTTTGTAACATGTGTACAATTAAGTTTTGGTACACATTCAAAATTAAATGCAAAATGCTTAGTTATAATTATtggatttattattatttagtctTTTAGAAATTAATGAATATtgattattcttatttttttgtattGATTAATGACTTTGAAATTTTGTGTTAAAActtttaacaataaatttaaacttCGTATCGTGTGTATTATAAgccacaattttttatttcatctaTTCCATCGATTCCA
It contains:
- the LOC101504012 gene encoding zinc finger CCCH domain-containing protein 18-like isoform X2; this encodes MDISDYTRIVYDRIQKFEPENAAKIIGYILMQEHGDQELARLASCTDHIFYEVVSKAKTEIHMMAVKSLMTPISPPPLPPPPPPPPNVITPQQQGYRYLPPPPGFPVRNSIWGRQPGNHVDQEYMREIIRPKQLLCLESSHLDHVNTRNCGGIVVNDYNGLDASSSSSVDLGGNSSSRRLDEIQPKNCHYFRKGFCKHGSNCRYIHCQVPHESFPHDSANNNNNSNNNNNNEEKVLLAQIESEIIELLKQRRGNPISIASLPSAYYDKYKKRLEAHGYLTESKRHGKSGYSLTKLLVQLNSIRLIDRPHGQHSVILAEDAPKYIQKGDSVQNISASRQIYLTFPADSTFTEEDVAKYFNTIGFVEDVRIPCQEKRMFGFVTFADPKTVRMILDNGNPHYVCGSRVLVKPYRERARVERRHQDILDILDQLDNGRNNSENMNYECDRVSRNNGNHQYQRRQLIEEEEEQVLELERRRLAQLHFSQTRRPLPLPISPPLPLSPRLPVSSPSSVYSNFGFSIDLCLDELKDELKAQNDHFKFNSQPVLTVALDNNVKNTDKDSSEGTSNEGFHLPDSPFSFPTIESDIFKK
- the LOC101504012 gene encoding zinc finger CCCH domain-containing protein 18-like isoform X1, encoding MDISDYTRIVYDRIQKFEPENAAKIIGYILMQEHGDQELARLASCTDHIFYEVVSKAKTEIHMMAVKSLMTPISPPPLPPPPPPPPNVITPQQQGYRYLPPPPGFPVRNSIWGRQPGNHVDQEYMREIIRPKQLLCLESSHLDHVNTRNCGGIVVNDYNGLDASSSSSVDLGGNSSSRRLDEIQPKNCHYFRKGFCKHGSNCRYIHCQVPHESFPHDSANNNNNSNNNNNNEEKVLLAQIESEIIELLKQRRGNPISIASLPSAYYDKYKKRLEAHGYLTESKRHGKSGYSLTKLLVQLNSIRLIDRPHGQHSVILAEDAPKYIQKGDSVQNISASRQIYLTFPADSTFTEEDVAKYFNTIGFVEDVRIPCQEKRMFGFVTFADPKTVRMILDNGNPHYVCGSRVLVKPYRERARVESCRRHQDILDILDQLDNGRNNSENMNYECDRVSRNNGNHQYQRRQLIEEEEEQVLELERRRLAQLHFSQTRRPLPLPISPPLPLSPRLPVSSPSSVYSNFGFSIDLCLDELKDELKAQNDHFKFNSQPVLTVALDNNVKNTDKDSSEGTSNEGFHLPDSPFSFPTIESDIFKK